Proteins encoded together in one Terriglobia bacterium window:
- a CDS encoding DUF6152 family protein, with amino-acid sequence MRPFALTIVLIAALAAPLLAHHSFAAEFDASQALRVTGSLAKIEWTNPHSYFYIDVKDEAGNVTRWSCEAGSPGALSRRGFRRGDIKLGDTMVVDGYRAKDGSHLMDARRVTLPDGRVVSGGSAGDGGPGNP; translated from the coding sequence ATGAGACCTTTCGCGCTGACGATTGTCCTGATTGCGGCATTGGCCGCGCCGCTGCTCGCGCATCACTCCTTTGCGGCGGAATTCGATGCCAGCCAGGCGCTCCGCGTCACAGGGTCGCTGGCCAAGATCGAGTGGACCAATCCGCACTCATACTTCTATATCGATGTGAAAGACGAGGCCGGCAATGTCACGCGATGGAGTTGTGAAGCGGGATCGCCGGGAGCCCTGTCGCGGCGCGGTTTCAGGCGCGGCGATATCAAGCTGGGCGACACGATGGTGGTCGACGGCTATCGCGCAAAAGACGGATCGCACCTGATGGACGCGCGGCGCGTGACGCTGCCGGACGGACGCGTCGTCTCCGGCGGTTCCGCGGGCGACGGCGGTCCGGGTAATCCATAA
- a CDS encoding PEP-CTERM sorting domain-containing protein: protein MLKTRLTVLMFLAGILSVMVIPLPANADPLMPGSSGTPDIFSLGGYFSGTVLNTFSTQGVTTFTSGNVTTDSTYFEIIGEAVSDPNNVFCNGCVDFMLQVYNERGSAADITMINWAGFGGYKTDVGYDILSGRGGNECGPQDEGECQGDYIPGRVSSTGDVITFDMFTRPPDTTTGIVPNEATPDLVVEVDSRNFTDPSFTVVSSDNATGTISVFGPSGPPVSAVPEPSSLVLLSGGILALATRRKHVRR, encoded by the coding sequence ATGCTGAAGACTCGACTGACGGTACTTATGTTTCTCGCCGGCATACTGAGCGTAATGGTGATCCCGCTACCTGCCAATGCCGACCCATTGATGCCGGGTTCGAGCGGCACTCCGGATATCTTCAGCCTTGGAGGCTACTTTTCGGGCACAGTCCTGAACACATTCTCCACTCAGGGCGTAACCACCTTCACTTCCGGTAACGTAACCACGGATTCCACCTACTTTGAAATCATCGGTGAAGCGGTTTCTGACCCCAACAACGTTTTCTGTAACGGCTGCGTGGACTTCATGCTTCAGGTCTACAACGAGCGCGGATCCGCCGCTGACATTACGATGATCAATTGGGCCGGCTTCGGCGGATATAAAACCGATGTGGGATACGACATTTTGTCCGGAAGGGGCGGGAACGAGTGCGGCCCTCAGGACGAAGGCGAGTGCCAAGGGGACTACATTCCCGGCCGGGTGAGCTCCACCGGCGATGTGATCACATTCGACATGTTCACGCGCCCGCCGGACACAACCACCGGAATTGTCCCCAATGAGGCCACTCCCGATCTGGTGGTCGAGGTGGACAGCAGGAATTTTACGGACCCGAGTTTCACGGTAGTTAGCAGCGACAATGCAACAGGTACGATTTCGGTGTTCGGGCCTTCCGGTCCCCCCGTCTCTGCTGTGCCGGAGCCAAGTTCGCTCGTGCTGTTGTCCGGAGGCATCCTCGCTCTGGCAACAAGGCGCAAGCACGTGCGTCGCTGA
- a CDS encoding carboxymuconolactone decarboxylase family protein, with the protein MKFYASIAICAAAALLLGTFLAGQAPAPNPRDIKLVGDRFKPLNYDEMTPQQKTMMDHLVSGERRGASGPFNVLLRSPEMGDLAQQFGASMRFHSSIPKKLNEMAIIMTARHWTAQYEWNAHRAAAAQAGLSEAIIKSIAAGKRPESMDADETVVYNFTTELLKTHQVSDPIFKATKDKFGEHGVVDLIGVMGYYQLVSMLLNVDRYPLPAGVKPELQVLK; encoded by the coding sequence ATGAAGTTCTACGCATCTATCGCGATTTGCGCCGCCGCCGCTCTGCTGTTGGGAACTTTTCTGGCCGGGCAGGCTCCGGCGCCGAATCCGCGGGACATCAAGCTCGTCGGCGACAGGTTCAAACCGCTCAATTACGATGAGATGACGCCGCAACAGAAAACCATGATGGACCACCTCGTCAGCGGCGAGCGGCGCGGCGCCAGCGGTCCTTTCAATGTCCTGCTGCGCAGCCCCGAAATGGGCGACCTCGCTCAACAATTCGGCGCATCCATGCGATTCCATTCTTCCATCCCCAAAAAACTGAATGAAATGGCGATCATCATGACAGCCAGGCACTGGACCGCTCAGTACGAATGGAACGCGCATCGCGCTGCGGCCGCCCAGGCCGGACTGAGCGAAGCAATCATCAAATCGATCGCGGCGGGTAAACGGCCGGAGTCCATGGACGCCGACGAAACCGTGGTCTACAACTTCACCACCGAGTTGTTGAAGACCCATCAAGTGAGCGATCCCATTTTCAAAGCGACGAAGGATAAGTTCGGTGAGCACGGCGTGGTCGACCTGATCGGCGTGATGGGTTATTACCAGCTCGTATCGATGCTGTTGAATGTGGATCGCTACCCGCTGCCAGCGGGGGTTAAGCCCGAGCTTCAGGTGCTGAAATAG
- a CDS encoding MBL fold metallo-hydrolase has product MRICILLWLMLAAPAFAQMELSGEWAGKYHEDQTDRIPGDVQGDFSGVPLNDAARMYAESYDVRRVVLLEHQCAPYNLAHIFRGPMQFRIWEEKDPATQQIIAYNEFLGTYQQFRKIWMDGRPHPPEYAPHTFMGFSTGEWHGDVLTVTTTHIKKEFYRRSGIPSSDLTTVVEHYIRHGNLLTHVMIATDPVYLSEPYVNSEEFVLMERGNQNWLYNCEYAMEVPTDKNKVPHFLPGKNPFIKDFSDKFGLPFDAVFSGAMSTYPEYMAKIESGSIPKPVNTSASNTAVKPAAASDASQGDVKIFHVQGNVYLLYGAGANVAVQIGDEGVVVVDTGSAANREKVLAAIRQLSTKTIRWIVNTAADVDHTGGNATISQAGMTVNGNPAAIIANEKTLALITDAGRPSTEWPLNTFSEDQRDFYFNGEAIFVYHIPRAHTDGDVMVYFRGSDVLVSGDLFLETSYPVINAKEGGGVGGFIQGLNKMLDIAVPKYLQDGGTYVIPGHGRVSDEADVVEYRDMIYIIRDRIQDMIKRGMSLEQVKAAKPTLDYDGRYGDPSVFIEAVYNDVSGKK; this is encoded by the coding sequence ATGCGAATTTGCATTCTTCTCTGGCTGATGCTGGCTGCGCCTGCGTTTGCGCAAATGGAGCTGTCCGGCGAGTGGGCCGGCAAGTATCACGAAGATCAAACCGATCGCATTCCCGGCGATGTGCAAGGCGATTTCAGCGGTGTACCATTAAATGACGCCGCGCGAATGTACGCCGAATCCTACGACGTTCGCCGCGTTGTGCTGCTGGAACATCAATGCGCCCCTTATAATCTCGCGCACATCTTCCGCGGGCCGATGCAGTTCCGCATCTGGGAAGAAAAGGATCCGGCAACCCAGCAGATCATCGCCTACAACGAATTCCTCGGCACCTATCAGCAGTTCCGGAAGATCTGGATGGACGGCCGTCCGCATCCTCCCGAATACGCACCCCATACCTTCATGGGATTCTCCACCGGAGAATGGCATGGAGATGTCCTGACCGTAACGACGACGCACATCAAGAAAGAATTCTACCGGCGCAGCGGCATTCCCAGCAGCGACCTGACGACCGTTGTCGAACACTACATCCGGCATGGAAACCTTCTGACCCACGTGATGATCGCGACTGATCCTGTCTATCTCTCCGAACCGTACGTCAACAGCGAAGAGTTCGTCCTGATGGAACGTGGTAATCAGAACTGGCTGTACAACTGCGAATACGCGATGGAAGTTCCCACGGACAAGAACAAGGTGCCACATTTCCTGCCCGGCAAGAATCCGTTCATCAAAGACTTTTCGGACAAATTCGGCCTGCCGTTCGATGCGGTCTTCAGTGGCGCAATGTCCACATATCCGGAGTACATGGCGAAAATCGAATCCGGATCGATTCCCAAACCTGTGAATACCTCCGCTTCGAATACTGCCGTGAAGCCGGCTGCAGCCTCGGATGCTTCGCAGGGCGATGTCAAAATCTTTCATGTTCAAGGAAATGTCTACCTCTTGTACGGTGCGGGCGCCAATGTTGCCGTGCAGATCGGCGATGAAGGCGTGGTCGTCGTGGATACGGGATCGGCGGCGAACCGCGAAAAAGTTCTTGCCGCGATCCGGCAGCTCTCGACAAAGACCATCCGCTGGATTGTCAACACGGCCGCGGATGTTGATCACACCGGCGGAAACGCCACGATCTCTCAAGCCGGAATGACGGTAAACGGCAACCCTGCCGCGATCATCGCCAATGAGAAAACGCTGGCGCTCATTACCGATGCCGGCCGTCCGTCGACTGAATGGCCCTTGAATACATTTTCCGAAGATCAGCGCGACTTTTACTTCAACGGAGAAGCGATTTTCGTTTATCACATCCCGCGCGCTCATACAGATGGGGATGTGATGGTTTATTTCCGCGGCTCGGACGTTCTCGTTTCCGGCGATCTTTTCCTGGAGACAAGCTATCCCGTAATCAATGCCAAAGAGGGCGGCGGCGTGGGCGGTTTTATTCAGGGGCTGAACAAGATGCTCGATATCGCCGTACCGAAATACCTGCAGGACGGCGGAACCTATGTGATTCCCGGCCATGGCCGGGTCAGCGACGAAGCGGATGTCGTGGAGTATCGCGACATGATCTACATCATCCGCGATCGCATTCAGGACATGATCAAACGCGGTATGTCGCTCGAGCAGGTGAAGGCCGCGAAGCCCACGCTGGATTATGACGGGCGGTACGGGGATCCATCTGTTTTCATCGAAGCCGTCTATAACGATGTCAGCGGGAAGAAATAG
- a CDS encoding fibronectin type III domain-containing protein has product MAKKTSTPIQIKAKLGMQDVADMDVVKALTAAYNGLLNNSAFPTFPVDLVSYKAGIDKFSALVIDAEDGGKKATSAKDEQRGVVIKMYTQLGHCVEAACNDNMAIFVTSGFTAQSKTKTAPAPLTEAAFSSIDRGPNSGDAVVKPENQPGAMLFEVHYALQGAGGTLGPWTSVTITSPKKVTISGLTMGGIYQFQIRALGKLGYTDWMDTKTFVAA; this is encoded by the coding sequence ATGGCTAAGAAAACTTCGACACCGATTCAAATCAAGGCAAAGCTTGGGATGCAGGATGTGGCCGATATGGATGTCGTGAAGGCGCTGACTGCAGCGTACAACGGCCTCCTGAACAACTCGGCATTTCCGACTTTCCCGGTCGATCTGGTCTCTTACAAGGCCGGCATCGATAAATTCAGTGCGTTGGTCATCGACGCGGAGGACGGCGGTAAGAAAGCCACCTCCGCGAAAGATGAACAACGTGGGGTCGTCATCAAGATGTACACGCAGCTCGGACATTGCGTCGAAGCGGCGTGCAACGACAACATGGCGATCTTCGTTACCAGCGGCTTCACGGCGCAATCGAAAACAAAGACTGCGCCGGCGCCGTTGACTGAAGCGGCGTTCAGCTCGATTGATCGCGGGCCCAACAGCGGCGACGCGGTGGTCAAACCCGAAAATCAGCCGGGCGCCATGCTCTTCGAGGTGCATTACGCACTTCAAGGCGCGGGCGGGACACTCGGTCCCTGGACATCGGTAACCATAACCAGTCCCAAGAAGGTAACCATCAGCGGCCTGACCATGGGCGGAATTTATCAGTTCCAGATCCGTGCGCTGGGTAAGCTGGGTTATACCGACTGGATGGATACCAAGACCTTCGTCGCCGCTTAA
- a CDS encoding DUF6152 family protein, whose amino-acid sequence MVRPATEAAWRLAKAGSPETGDRILPVRGPVPSPRRYRNPGIRSAIEAATPSTASAHHATAAQYDVSGTVLLKGVITRIEWSNPHIHGTTLSFERLSLKPPADHSKNQHSACAKSIMLPDGSRFTFVVGI is encoded by the coding sequence GTGGTTCGGCCGGCGACAGAGGCGGCATGGAGACTGGCCAAGGCCGGTTCACCCGAGACAGGGGATCGCATTCTTCCGGTTCGCGGTCCGGTCCCAAGCCCACGACGGTACAGAAATCCCGGAATCCGTTCCGCGATAGAGGCAGCTACGCCGTCAACCGCTTCGGCTCACCACGCGACTGCCGCGCAATATGACGTTTCGGGAACGGTGCTGTTGAAAGGCGTCATCACGCGCATCGAATGGAGCAATCCCCACATTCACGGAACGACGCTGTCATTCGAACGCCTATCCCTCAAACCCCCCGCTGATCATTCCAAAAACCAGCATTCCGCCTGCGCGAAATCCATCATGCTCCCCGACGGGAGCCGGTTCACATTTGTGGTCGGGATTTAA
- a CDS encoding LuxR C-terminal-related transcriptional regulator yields MRNTLSTDDFTSLLDFLHDMYQLRELPAFHRHAVTALRELAPADVAAYSATDMTRTHPTEHLTDPAGVGDDVAEGYEKFVYQHPLLPLFDRGAQDVVKIADLLSRPKFHDLGIYEEFFHPLRIEHQIAFTVQVDASWVLALSLNRAMVDFSERERQLLACASPHIRQAYKNAEAFTSFSQEARILSQTAQPSQSAVVTMTPGGRVLPPSPHAEALITRYFGAQTRHTLPDGLQRWAQRQRELLDSGVRPAPLVIEKDQSRLTVRMMLDEWSTLLLLTEDSSHIRPEALRSFGLTTRQVQVLEWLVLGKTNAEIGEILDLSPRTVQKHLENIYQKLGIGTRTAAVNRVWEIIRAHR; encoded by the coding sequence ATGCGTAACACCTTATCGACCGACGATTTCACCAGTCTGCTCGATTTCCTTCACGACATGTACCAACTTCGTGAGTTGCCTGCTTTTCATCGGCACGCCGTTACGGCGCTGCGGGAACTGGCGCCGGCGGACGTGGCGGCGTACAGCGCAACCGACATGACCCGCACACACCCGACGGAACATCTCACGGATCCGGCCGGCGTCGGCGACGATGTGGCCGAAGGTTACGAAAAATTCGTGTACCAGCACCCACTGCTGCCGCTGTTCGATCGCGGGGCGCAGGACGTCGTCAAAATTGCCGACCTGTTGAGCCGTCCGAAGTTTCACGATCTCGGTATCTACGAAGAGTTTTTCCATCCTTTACGAATCGAACATCAAATCGCATTTACCGTTCAAGTCGACGCGTCATGGGTGCTTGCACTTTCCCTCAACCGTGCGATGGTCGACTTTTCCGAACGCGAGCGGCAATTGCTGGCATGCGCCAGCCCGCATATCCGTCAGGCATACAAGAACGCCGAGGCATTCACGTCGTTCTCCCAGGAGGCGCGGATTCTGTCTCAGACGGCGCAGCCTTCACAAAGCGCGGTGGTCACAATGACGCCCGGTGGACGCGTTCTTCCCCCCTCTCCACACGCAGAAGCGCTAATCACACGATATTTCGGAGCGCAGACTCGCCACACACTTCCGGACGGCCTGCAACGATGGGCGCAACGGCAAAGAGAGTTACTTGACAGCGGAGTTCGCCCGGCACCGTTAGTCATTGAAAAGGATCAGTCCCGATTAACCGTCAGAATGATGCTCGACGAATGGTCCACGCTGCTGTTGCTGACCGAGGACAGCTCGCATATTCGCCCCGAGGCATTGCGATCCTTCGGTTTGACAACACGCCAGGTTCAGGTCCTGGAATGGCTGGTGTTGGGGAAGACCAACGCGGAAATCGGCGAAATCCTGGACTTAAGCCCACGTACCGTCCAGAAACACCTGGAAAATATTTATCAAAAACTGGGCATTGGAACTCGCACCGCAGCTGTCAACCGCGTTTGGGAGATTATTCGTGCCCATCGTTAG
- a CDS encoding AAA family ATPase has protein sequence MAELLTDRHAPEPCLIEPGLLPSQGILFIGGEPKAGKSLLAANLALALASGGDHAGFNVPSPRRVLICQFELPTPQFALRLATMRKLIGNRADSTLFVDTRVGGHLLSSQAGLDHFLQSARSAKAEVIVIDPLYSSHDQDENDTRAMAALCQSLLRLRDASGAALIIIHHIRKSAGRYELGSAFRGSSALHAVGDSYLLLARPSAEIPAVELRFQFRYAAPLPSRTLALDTVSLWFSPSGSSSVPPAARRKAEPADVARALADAGSPAAFTQLRQRVIQSAQCSKRTADLAIRRARDEGFIVHDGSQYRLPF, from the coding sequence TTGGCGGAATTGCTCACCGATCGTCACGCGCCCGAGCCGTGTCTGATTGAACCCGGCCTGCTGCCCTCCCAGGGCATTCTCTTTATCGGGGGAGAACCTAAAGCCGGCAAGTCGCTGCTCGCCGCCAATCTCGCTCTGGCTCTGGCCTCCGGTGGAGACCACGCCGGTTTCAACGTCCCTTCTCCACGGCGTGTCCTGATTTGTCAGTTTGAATTACCCACTCCGCAATTTGCCCTTCGCCTGGCCACCATGCGCAAACTCATCGGCAATCGCGCCGACTCCACTCTGTTTGTGGACACCCGCGTGGGCGGTCATCTGCTCAGCTCTCAAGCCGGCCTTGATCACTTCCTTCAATCGGCTCGTTCCGCCAAGGCCGAGGTCATCGTCATCGATCCTCTCTACTCCTCACACGATCAAGACGAAAACGACACCCGCGCCATGGCCGCTCTTTGCCAATCCCTGCTCCGTCTCCGTGACGCCTCGGGAGCCGCACTCATCATCATCCATCACATTAGAAAATCGGCCGGCCGTTATGAACTCGGCAGCGCGTTCCGCGGCTCTTCGGCTCTCCATGCTGTCGGCGATTCCTACCTCCTGCTCGCCAGGCCTTCCGCCGAAATCCCCGCCGTCGAACTCCGCTTTCAGTTTCGTTATGCCGCTCCCTTGCCTTCCCGAACGCTCGCTTTGGATACTGTCTCTCTTTGGTTTTCTCCCTCCGGCTCCTCTTCTGTCCCACCGGCGGCTCGCCGCAAGGCCGAGCCCGCCGATGTCGCCCGCGCTCTTGCCGACGCTGGCTCTCCGGCCGCGTTCACCCAACTCCGCCAACGCGTCATTCAATCCGCTCAATGCTCCAAACGCACGGCAGATCTGGCCATCCGCCGCGCCCGCGATGAAGGCTTTATCGTCCATGACGGCAGCCAGTACCGCCTGCCGTTCTGA